From one Rhodovulum sp. ES.010 genomic stretch:
- a CDS encoding LysR substrate-binding domain-containing protein, protein MQVTLEPDRPERILDWIIAEHCDVGLTADFAGHPAVQAHRIPVPAVCVLPPGHALAAQAEIAPADLGGERLIHTRRDDPFFRSVDAAFRQCGVSPRTCVETRQFGAACRLVAEGVGVSVVSVLDAREFARTGIEIRPFVPRVHHNLDVLHSRLSRSSMIALEFVDAFIESLAPFCARD, encoded by the coding sequence GTGCAAGTCACGCTGGAGCCCGACCGGCCCGAGCGCATCCTCGACTGGATCATCGCCGAGCATTGCGATGTCGGGCTGACGGCGGATTTCGCGGGGCACCCGGCGGTTCAGGCGCACCGCATCCCGGTGCCGGCGGTCTGCGTGCTGCCGCCGGGACATGCGCTTGCCGCGCAGGCCGAGATCGCGCCCGCCGATCTCGGGGGCGAACGGCTGATCCACACCCGGCGCGACGATCCGTTCTTCCGGTCGGTGGACGCCGCCTTCCGGCAATGCGGCGTCTCACCCCGGACCTGCGTGGAGACCCGCCAGTTCGGTGCGGCCTGCCGGCTGGTGGCCGAAGGGGTCGGCGTTTCGGTGGTCAGCGTCCTCGACGCCCGCGAATTCGCCCGCACCGGGATCGAGATCCGGCCATTCGTCCCGCGGGTTCATCACAATCTGGACGTGCTCCATTCGCGGCTGTCCCGCTCGTCGATGATCGCGCTGGAATTCGTCGACGCGTTCATCGAAAGCCTCGCCCCCTTCTGCGCCCGCGACTGA
- a CDS encoding nitrite/sulfite reductase, protein MYSYTDFDEQFVRARVSEFRGQVARRLDGSLTEDEFKPLRLMNGLYLQLHAYMLRVAIPYGTLNGRQMRQLAYIAERWDKGYGHFTTRQNVQFNWPRLTDVPDILDALADVEMHAIQTSGNCIRNVTADHFAGAAADEIADPRPVAELIRQWSTDHPEFQFLPRKFKIAVTGSPNDRAVTRAHDIGLRMVLRDGAPGFEVSVGGGLGRTPMIGKVLAAFVPEAELLPYLEAIVAVYNQHGRRDNKYKARIKILVHEEGLETMRARVEAEFAARKAQFAARKAQFAGVPREMADRIAAGFRAPEFRPGAIPTVHDPVLSAFIDTNVTAHRRADHAIVTVSLKGIGATPGDATAAQMRVLADLAERCSHGELRVGHEQNIILPHVRREDLAAVHATLMEAGLATANAGLLSDIIACPGMDYCALATARSIPVAQEISHRFADLDAQREIGPLKLKISGCINACGHHHVGHIGILGLEKAGVESYQITLGGDGTETAAIGERLGPGFAHDEIVPAVARLIDAYLDLRLNADETFREAVRRLGLAPFKAAVYKEDQRDAA, encoded by the coding sequence ATGTACAGCTATACCGATTTCGACGAGCAGTTCGTCCGCGCCCGCGTCAGCGAGTTCCGCGGCCAGGTGGCGCGCCGCCTGGACGGGTCATTGACCGAGGACGAGTTCAAGCCGCTGCGGCTGATGAACGGGCTCTACCTGCAGCTCCATGCCTACATGCTGCGGGTGGCCATCCCCTACGGCACGCTGAACGGCCGCCAGATGCGGCAGCTCGCTTACATCGCCGAGCGTTGGGACAAGGGCTACGGGCATTTCACCACGCGCCAGAACGTGCAGTTCAACTGGCCGCGCCTGACCGATGTGCCCGATATCCTGGACGCCCTCGCCGATGTCGAGATGCACGCGATCCAGACAAGCGGTAACTGCATCCGCAACGTGACCGCCGACCATTTCGCCGGCGCCGCCGCCGACGAGATCGCCGACCCGCGGCCGGTGGCCGAACTGATCCGGCAATGGTCCACCGACCACCCCGAGTTCCAGTTCCTGCCGCGCAAGTTCAAGATCGCCGTCACCGGCAGCCCCAACGACCGGGCGGTGACCCGCGCCCACGATATCGGGCTGCGCATGGTGCTGCGGGACGGCGCGCCCGGGTTCGAGGTCAGCGTGGGCGGCGGGCTGGGCCGCACGCCGATGATCGGCAAGGTACTGGCCGCGTTCGTGCCCGAGGCGGAGTTGCTGCCCTATCTCGAAGCGATCGTCGCCGTCTACAACCAGCACGGCCGGCGGGACAACAAGTACAAGGCACGGATCAAGATCCTCGTCCACGAAGAGGGGCTGGAGACGATGCGCGCCCGCGTCGAGGCGGAATTCGCCGCCCGCAAGGCGCAGTTCGCCGCCCGCAAGGCGCAGTTCGCCGGCGTGCCCCGCGAGATGGCCGACCGGATCGCCGCCGGGTTCCGCGCCCCCGAATTCCGCCCCGGCGCCATCCCAACGGTGCACGACCCGGTCCTGAGCGCCTTCATCGACACCAATGTGACGGCGCATCGCCGCGCCGATCATGCCATCGTCACCGTCAGCCTGAAGGGGATCGGCGCGACGCCCGGCGACGCCACGGCGGCGCAAATGCGCGTGCTGGCCGATCTGGCGGAGCGCTGCAGCCATGGCGAGTTGCGCGTCGGCCACGAGCAGAACATCATCCTGCCCCATGTCCGGCGCGAAGACCTTGCCGCTGTCCACGCGACCCTGATGGAGGCGGGGCTTGCCACCGCCAATGCCGGGCTCCTCTCCGACATCATCGCCTGCCCGGGCATGGACTATTGCGCGCTGGCCACCGCGCGCTCGATCCCCGTTGCGCAGGAGATCTCCCACCGTTTTGCCGATCTCGACGCCCAGCGCGAGATCGGCCCGCTGAAGCTCAAGATATCGGGCTGCATCAATGCCTGCGGGCACCACCATGTCGGCCATATCGGCATCCTCGGGCTGGAGAAGGCCGGGGTGGAAAGCTACCAGATCACGCTGGGCGGCGACGGAACCGAAACCGCCGCCATCGGGGAACGGCTGGGCCCCGGCTTTGCCCATGACGAGATCGTGCCCGCGGTCGCGCGGTTGATCGACGCCTATCTCGACCTGCGCCTGAACGCGGACGAGACATTCCGCGAGGCCGTCCGCCGGCTGGGCCTCGCGCCGTTCAAGGCGGCAGTTTACAAGGAGGACCAACGCGATGCGGCCTGA
- a CDS encoding DUF2849 domain-containing protein: MPARDATPKVVTANDLLTGDVVYLAGDGAWSRRHVDARLLQDAEAARAALAAAAAQADKVVGAYLAEARPGPDGHPEPVHFREVFRTRGPSNYRHGKQDTGTPRA; this comes from the coding sequence ATGCCGGCGCGGGACGCAACGCCGAAGGTCGTGACCGCGAACGACCTGCTGACCGGCGACGTGGTCTATCTGGCGGGCGACGGGGCGTGGTCGCGCCGGCATGTGGACGCCCGCCTCCTGCAGGACGCCGAGGCGGCGCGCGCCGCGCTGGCAGCGGCGGCGGCGCAGGCCGACAAGGTCGTCGGCGCCTATCTCGCAGAGGCCCGCCCCGGCCCGGACGGCCACCCGGAGCCGGTGCATTTCCGCGAGGTGTTCCGCACGCGCGGCCCGTCCAACTACCGCCACGGCAAACAGGACACGGGCACGCCCCGCGCCTGA
- a CDS encoding PAS domain-containing protein: protein MIRCNVDQMLDQMQVAIDQLQAPAWIVSPDGTVLGANAAAVALLGCGAGRMVGLTDRDLLEPRFRDAMEQARRRMLDGGADERFSGCFFLQDGTLRNLDCTIAVIRAEGRVAALLVQVQGAPRQLACCRPQGLARPACDAYGHHREFDILRKAAAVAGFGQWYFDVPRGRIFATETYYAMLGYAPGEVELESAWVRARIHPEDRQAAIEAMERLIGGQADIFRVDYRLRCKDGAYKWFAATACKYNPGDSAEAEIVCGSLVEISDRKAQAQTLEAALADARQARDEAQRMAELMRVSHENSNVVAWMRIPATGEGWFGENLAALLGLKTGEPIDADRFRALIHPEDRERALDGHAAIEAGQTDAFACDFRLRHADGSWRWMTSAGRRIDRAAHGLPDMVCGSLTDITPIKEHQAQLSEALAHAEAARNDALASEEVLRTAALSGEIGYWTICPDDGGGWAPDETYHLLGYAPGAFPSSHAAWSEVIHPEDRPGAIAAMEDLLHGRTDLYEAENRKRHADGSYRWYRVVARRIDRSDRGLPPLVAGVLISIDRDKENEARLEAISDEIRAAHERLSTMAENAPGALFAFQINADGTTRFPYCTSNMPQLMGVSLEALQADGDVVFRHIPPDDREAILDTFRTAEKTWSRAEFRHRVDHPDLGQRWILASAGPAVGPDGRTTFYGNAVDITERLEVENRAAEAAEEVRRAHERLSSVASIAPVGLYEFRRRPDGTFDFPYTTGRFCSLMGFDGDRSQGLGAEALDRVHPDDFAAMMESIDESWRTLGPWSLRFRVRHPDRGEVWLAGASTPRRQEDGTVVWTGAVYDVTADVAREHELRRAHKAAEDMRIENERQALHDGLTGLPNRRYYDQVLTDRVKSAARGLGPRDCVLIRIDLDHFKYVNDTLGHEAGDLVLRHVGKVLRESIRASDFVARIGGDEFTIILAPFQSPENARALVERIQARLREPFMYQGRQCRFGASFGIAHTQDIVETNGELQVFVDAALYCAKTGGRNRMAFFTEDLHESILDDRRLAASLHEALENDEFFPVFQPQVSARDGRLVGIETLLRWRHPTRGLLAPPAFMHVADQLGIVPEIDALVLEKSREALARWRARGLFVPKIAFNVSSGRMHDPNVVAAARAIADEETNVAFELLESILVEEESDAFKFHLDLVREAGIDIEIDDFGSGHASIIGLMEIAPSALKIDKRIVTPVARDTRSRHLVRAIVEIAETLGIATVAEGVETARQAEILRGLGCCVLQGFLFSKPLAEAELFQFASGTAPLSA from the coding sequence GTGATTCGGTGTAACGTGGACCAGATGCTCGACCAGATGCAGGTAGCGATCGACCAGCTCCAGGCCCCGGCCTGGATCGTCTCGCCGGATGGCACCGTCCTTGGCGCCAATGCGGCGGCGGTCGCACTGCTCGGCTGTGGGGCGGGCCGAATGGTGGGCCTGACCGACCGCGACCTCCTGGAGCCGCGCTTCCGCGACGCGATGGAGCAGGCCCGCCGGCGGATGCTGGACGGCGGGGCGGACGAACGATTCAGCGGCTGCTTCTTCCTGCAGGACGGCACCCTGCGCAACCTCGACTGTACGATCGCCGTCATCCGCGCCGAGGGGCGGGTCGCCGCCCTTCTGGTGCAGGTGCAGGGGGCGCCGCGACAGCTCGCCTGCTGCCGGCCGCAGGGTCTGGCCCGTCCCGCGTGCGACGCCTACGGCCATCACCGCGAGTTCGACATCCTGCGCAAGGCCGCCGCGGTCGCCGGGTTCGGGCAATGGTATTTCGATGTCCCGCGGGGGCGTATCTTCGCGACCGAGACCTATTACGCGATGCTCGGATACGCCCCGGGCGAGGTCGAGCTGGAGTCTGCCTGGGTGCGCGCGCGCATTCACCCGGAGGATCGCCAGGCCGCGATAGAGGCGATGGAGCGGCTGATCGGCGGCCAGGCCGACATCTTCCGTGTGGACTACCGGCTGCGCTGCAAGGACGGCGCCTACAAGTGGTTCGCGGCGACCGCCTGCAAGTACAATCCTGGCGACAGCGCCGAGGCCGAGATCGTTTGCGGCAGTCTCGTGGAGATTTCCGACCGGAAGGCCCAGGCGCAGACCCTCGAAGCCGCGCTTGCGGATGCGCGCCAGGCGCGGGACGAGGCGCAGCGCATGGCCGAGTTGATGCGCGTGTCGCACGAGAACAGCAATGTCGTGGCCTGGATGCGCATCCCCGCGACGGGCGAGGGCTGGTTCGGCGAGAACCTGGCCGCGTTGCTCGGGCTGAAGACGGGCGAGCCAATCGACGCCGATCGCTTCCGCGCCCTGATCCATCCCGAGGATCGGGAGCGCGCGCTCGATGGCCACGCCGCCATCGAGGCCGGCCAAACCGACGCGTTCGCCTGCGACTTCCGTCTGCGGCATGCCGATGGCAGCTGGCGCTGGATGACCTCGGCCGGCCGCAGGATCGACCGCGCGGCGCATGGCCTGCCGGACATGGTGTGCGGCAGTCTCACCGACATCACCCCGATCAAGGAGCATCAGGCGCAGCTTTCCGAGGCGCTGGCCCACGCCGAGGCCGCGCGCAACGACGCGCTCGCCAGCGAGGAGGTCCTGCGCACCGCGGCCCTGTCGGGCGAGATCGGCTATTGGACCATCTGCCCCGACGACGGCGGAGGCTGGGCGCCCGACGAAACCTATCACCTGCTCGGTTACGCGCCCGGCGCCTTTCCCTCCAGCCACGCGGCCTGGTCCGAGGTGATCCACCCCGAGGACCGCCCCGGCGCCATCGCCGCGATGGAGGACCTGCTGCACGGCCGGACGGACCTTTATGAAGCGGAGAACCGCAAGCGCCACGCCGACGGCAGCTATCGCTGGTATCGCGTGGTGGCGCGTCGGATCGACCGGTCGGACCGGGGCCTGCCGCCGCTTGTCGCCGGCGTGCTCATCAGCATCGACCGGGACAAGGAGAACGAGGCGCGCCTCGAAGCCATATCCGACGAAATCCGCGCCGCGCACGAGCGGCTGAGCACCATGGCCGAGAACGCCCCCGGCGCGCTTTTCGCGTTCCAGATCAACGCGGACGGAACGACGCGTTTTCCCTATTGCACCTCGAACATGCCGCAACTCATGGGCGTCTCGCTGGAGGCGCTCCAGGCCGATGGCGACGTCGTGTTCCGCCATATCCCGCCCGACGACCGGGAGGCGATCCTGGACACGTTCCGCACCGCGGAAAAGACCTGGTCGCGCGCCGAGTTCCGGCATCGCGTGGATCATCCCGACCTCGGCCAGCGGTGGATTCTGGCGTCCGCCGGTCCCGCGGTGGGACCGGACGGGAGGACCACCTTCTACGGCAACGCGGTCGACATCACCGAGCGGCTCGAGGTCGAGAACCGGGCGGCGGAGGCGGCCGAAGAGGTGCGGCGCGCCCATGAACGGCTGTCGTCGGTCGCCAGCATCGCCCCGGTCGGGCTCTACGAGTTTCGCCGCCGGCCCGATGGCACGTTCGACTTTCCCTACACGACCGGCCGCTTCTGCTCTCTGATGGGCTTCGACGGCGACCGGAGCCAAGGGTTGGGGGCAGAGGCGCTGGACCGCGTGCACCCCGACGATTTCGCGGCGATGATGGAGAGCATCGACGAAAGCTGGCGCACGCTCGGCCCCTGGTCCTTGCGCTTTCGCGTCCGCCATCCCGATCGTGGCGAGGTCTGGCTTGCCGGTGCGTCCACCCCGCGACGTCAAGAGGACGGCACCGTCGTCTGGACGGGCGCGGTCTATGACGTGACCGCGGACGTGGCGCGCGAACACGAACTCCGCCGCGCCCACAAGGCGGCCGAGGACATGCGCATCGAGAACGAGCGCCAGGCCTTGCACGACGGGCTGACGGGCCTGCCGAACCGCCGCTACTACGACCAGGTCCTCACCGACCGCGTCAAGAGCGCTGCGCGCGGCCTCGGCCCGCGGGATTGCGTGCTGATCCGCATCGACCTCGACCACTTCAAATACGTCAACGACACGCTGGGTCATGAGGCCGGCGATCTGGTCCTGCGCCATGTCGGCAAGGTCCTGCGCGAGAGTATTCGCGCCAGCGACTTCGTCGCGCGCATCGGCGGCGACGAGTTCACGATCATCCTGGCCCCGTTCCAGAGTCCCGAGAATGCCCGCGCTCTCGTCGAGCGTATCCAGGCCCGCCTGCGCGAGCCGTTCATGTATCAGGGCCGGCAATGCCGCTTCGGGGCGAGCTTCGGCATCGCCCACACGCAGGACATCGTCGAGACGAACGGCGAGCTTCAGGTCTTTGTCGATGCGGCGCTTTATTGTGCCAAGACCGGCGGCCGCAACAGGATGGCGTTCTTCACCGAGGACCTGCACGAATCCATCCTCGATGACCGCCGTCTCGCCGCGTCGCTGCACGAGGCGCTCGAGAATGACGAGTTCTTCCCGGTGTTCCAGCCGCAGGTCTCTGCCCGCGACGGCCGCCTGGTCGGGATCGAGACCCTGCTGCGCTGGCGGCACCCGACGCGCGGCCTGCTCGCGCCGCCGGCCTTCATGCACGTGGCCGACCAACTCGGCATCGTGCCCGAGATCGACGCGCTCGTGCTGGAGAAGTCGCGCGAGGCGCTGGCGCGCTGGCGCGCGCGCGGGCTGTTCGTGCCCAAGATCGCCTTCAACGTGAGTTCCGGCCGGATGCACGACCCCAATGTGGTCGCCGCGGCGCGCGCCATCGCGGACGAGGAGACCAATGTCGCCTTCGAACTGCTCGAATCGATCCTCGTGGAAGAGGAAAGCGACGCGTTCAAGTTCCACCTTGACCTCGTCCGCGAGGCCGGGATCGACATCGAGATCGACGATTTCGGCTCGGGCCATGCCTCGATCATCGGCCTGATGGAGATCGCGCCCTCGGCGCTGAAGATCGACAAGCGCATCGTCACGCCGGTCGCGCGGGACACCCGCTCGCGCCATCTGGTGCGCGCCATCGTCGAAATCGCCGAGACCCTTGGCATCGCGACCGTGGCCGAGGGGGTCGAGACCGCCCGGCAGGCCGAGATCCTGCGCGGGCTGGGGTGTTGCGTGCTCCAAGGCTTCCTGTTCTCGAAGCCGCTCGCCGAGGCGGAGTTGTTCCAGTTCGCCTCCGGCACGGCCCCGCTCAGCGCCTAG
- the ugpB gene encoding sn-glycerol-3-phosphate ABC transporter substrate-binding protein UgpB: MILNRSTTALAAVLALGAAPVAAQTEIQFWHAMGGTLGEKVEEIANGFNESQDEFVVLPTYKGNYTENMTAAIAAFRAGQQPHIVQVFEVGTATMMAAEGAVKPVYQIMEQAVIDWNPDAYLPAVRSYYSTPEGQLLSLPFNSSTPVLWYNQDLLTEAGIEDVPSTWDQMFAAADKLQENGHDCAFSFGWQSWVMIENYLAWHDEPIGTQENGFAGLDTELVIGQSEDLTTLLQRIADSMEAGTFKYGGRRGDSLPLFTSGECAMWMNSSAYYASMKEQAEFEFGQAMLPLNTAAADAPQNSIIGGATLWVLDGHEDAAYQGVAEFFNYMSRPEVQADWHQSTGYVPITTAAYELSQEQGFYEQEPGTDTAIKQLSLNEPTANSAGLRFGNFVQIRDIINEELEDLWAGNQSAAEALSNASERGNALLREFEDANS; this comes from the coding sequence ATGATCCTGAACCGCTCAACGACCGCCCTGGCCGCGGTGCTGGCGCTTGGCGCCGCCCCCGTCGCCGCCCAGACCGAGATCCAGTTCTGGCACGCCATGGGCGGGACCCTCGGCGAGAAGGTCGAGGAGATCGCCAACGGCTTCAACGAAAGCCAGGACGAGTTCGTCGTGTTGCCCACCTACAAGGGCAACTACACCGAGAACATGACCGCCGCGATCGCCGCCTTCCGCGCCGGGCAACAGCCGCATATCGTGCAGGTCTTTGAAGTCGGCACCGCCACCATGATGGCCGCCGAGGGCGCGGTGAAGCCGGTCTACCAGATCATGGAACAGGCCGTCATCGACTGGAACCCCGACGCCTACCTGCCCGCCGTCCGGTCCTACTACTCCACCCCCGAGGGCCAGCTTCTGTCGTTGCCCTTCAACTCCTCGACGCCGGTCCTGTGGTACAATCAGGACCTGCTGACCGAGGCCGGCATCGAAGACGTGCCGTCGACCTGGGACCAGATGTTCGCCGCGGCCGACAAGCTGCAGGAGAACGGCCACGACTGCGCCTTCTCGTTCGGCTGGCAGTCCTGGGTGATGATCGAGAACTACCTCGCCTGGCATGACGAGCCGATCGGCACGCAGGAAAACGGCTTCGCCGGCCTCGACACCGAACTGGTGATCGGCCAGAGCGAGGACCTGACCACACTGCTCCAGCGCATCGCCGACAGCATGGAAGCGGGCACCTTCAAGTATGGCGGCCGCCGCGGCGACTCGCTGCCGCTCTTCACCTCGGGCGAATGCGCGATGTGGATGAACAGCTCGGCCTACTATGCCTCGATGAAGGAGCAGGCGGAGTTCGAGTTCGGCCAGGCCATGCTGCCGCTGAACACCGCGGCCGCCGACGCGCCGCAGAACTCGATCATCGGCGGCGCGACGCTGTGGGTGCTCGATGGACACGAAGACGCCGCCTACCAGGGCGTGGCCGAGTTCTTCAACTACATGTCGCGACCCGAGGTGCAGGCGGACTGGCACCAGTCCACCGGCTACGTGCCGATCACCACCGCCGCCTACGAGCTGAGCCAGGAACAGGGCTTCTACGAGCAAGAGCCAGGCACCGACACCGCGATCAAGCAGCTTTCGCTGAACGAACCGACCGCGAATTCGGCCGGTCTCCGCTTCGGCAACTTCGTCCAGATCCGCGACATCATCAACGAAGAGCTCGAGGATCTGTGGGCCGGCAACCAGTCGGCCGCAGAGGCTCTCTCGAACGCGTCCGAACGCGGCAACGCGTTGCTGCGCGAATTCGAGGACGCGAACTCCTGA
- a CDS encoding DUF934 domain-containing protein, with product MSVVLTDRGIAHDATPFAPLDEWTGAGGVDLPNSVDAAEVFARVRAAEAVRIAFPSFADGRGFTLARRLRQLGFAGRLRAAGHVLPDQYRHLRRAGFDDIAFDDAAAAARFSAAVPDAVSESYRQRLGFTTGVPVPPRP from the coding sequence ATGAGCGTTGTGCTGACCGATCGGGGCATCGCGCACGACGCGACCCCGTTCGCCCCGCTGGACGAGTGGACCGGCGCCGGCGGGGTCGACCTGCCGAACAGCGTGGACGCGGCCGAGGTCTTCGCCCGCGTCCGGGCCGCGGAGGCCGTCCGCATCGCGTTTCCCTCCTTCGCCGACGGTCGGGGCTTCACCCTGGCGCGCCGGCTGCGCCAGCTCGGCTTTGCCGGACGACTGCGCGCCGCGGGTCACGTCCTGCCGGACCAGTACCGCCACCTGCGCCGGGCGGGCTTCGACGACATCGCCTTCGACGACGCGGCCGCCGCCGCGCGGTTCAGCGCAGCGGTGCCCGACGCAGTGTCTGAGAGCTACCGCCAAAGGCTCGGCTTCACCACCGGCGTCCCCGTTCCACCGCGCCCGTAG
- the cysG gene encoding siroheme synthase CysG: MRHFPVFLDTDARRIVVSGAGECAVAKLRLLLKTQASVAVFGENPDRQVLDWAAKGRLRWVPRQIAAGDATGALLVYAANAEAHADARAAAIARDAGVLANIVDNLDDSQFITPAIVDRDPVTVAIGTEGAAPVLARDIKRRIEEMLPVTLGRLARVARAFRPRAERLPPGEARRRFWSRFFFERGPRALADGGADGAHAALVTLLDEVAAERTDGHVALIGAGPGAPELLTLKARRLLHGADIVIHDRLVPAAILELARREAEIVEVGKTGFGPGWKQDDIDALIVAKAREGLKVARLKGGDPAVFGRLEEEIAACKAAGVSWEVVPGITAASAAAASMGQSLTRRGRNTDVRLLTGHDTTGFAEQDWRSLARPGTVAAIYMGKRAATFLRGRLMLHGAADTTPVTIVENVSRPDQRIVPTRLIDLPEALEGIAGPATLMLGLAPHDAARAADIGIDLKEAL; the protein is encoded by the coding sequence ATGCGTCACTTTCCCGTCTTCCTCGACACGGACGCGCGCCGGATCGTCGTCTCCGGCGCCGGCGAATGCGCGGTCGCCAAGCTGCGCCTGCTGCTCAAGACCCAGGCCAGCGTGGCGGTCTTCGGCGAAAACCCCGACCGGCAGGTGCTGGACTGGGCGGCCAAGGGGCGTCTTCGCTGGGTTCCGCGCCAGATCGCGGCCGGCGATGCGACGGGTGCGCTTCTCGTTTATGCGGCCAACGCGGAAGCGCACGCGGATGCGCGCGCCGCCGCGATCGCACGCGACGCCGGCGTTCTGGCGAACATCGTCGACAATCTCGACGACAGCCAGTTCATCACCCCCGCGATCGTCGACCGCGACCCGGTCACCGTCGCCATCGGGACCGAGGGCGCGGCGCCGGTGCTCGCCCGCGACATCAAGCGGCGGATCGAAGAGATGCTGCCCGTCACGCTCGGCCGGTTGGCCCGCGTCGCCCGGGCGTTCCGCCCCCGTGCCGAGCGGCTGCCGCCGGGCGAGGCGCGGCGGCGGTTCTGGAGCCGCTTCTTCTTCGAACGGGGACCGCGCGCCCTGGCCGATGGCGGCGCCGACGGTGCGCATGCTGCCCTCGTCACGTTGCTCGACGAAGTCGCGGCCGAGAGGACGGACGGACATGTCGCCCTGATCGGCGCGGGACCGGGCGCCCCTGAACTCCTGACGCTGAAGGCGCGGCGGCTGCTGCACGGGGCCGACATCGTCATTCATGACCGGCTGGTGCCCGCGGCGATCCTGGAACTGGCCCGGCGCGAGGCCGAGATCGTCGAGGTCGGCAAGACCGGTTTCGGGCCGGGCTGGAAGCAGGACGACATCGACGCCCTCATCGTCGCCAAGGCCCGCGAGGGGCTGAAGGTCGCCCGGCTGAAAGGCGGCGACCCGGCGGTGTTCGGCCGGCTCGAAGAGGAAATCGCGGCCTGCAAGGCGGCGGGGGTGAGCTGGGAGGTCGTGCCGGGGATCACCGCGGCCTCGGCCGCGGCCGCATCAATGGGCCAGTCGCTGACGCGGCGCGGCCGGAACACGGATGTGCGGCTTCTGACCGGGCACGACACCACGGGCTTTGCCGAGCAGGACTGGCGATCGCTCGCCCGCCCCGGCACGGTCGCCGCGATCTACATGGGCAAGCGCGCCGCGACCTTCCTGCGCGGGCGCCTGATGCTGCACGGCGCGGCCGACACGACCCCGGTGACCATCGTCGAGAACGTCTCGCGCCCCGACCAGCGCATCGTCCCGACCCGCCTGATCGACCTCCCGGAGGCGCTGGAGGGGATCGCGGGGCCGGCGACGCTGATGCTGGGCCTCGCCCCGCACGACGCGGCACGGGCGGCCGATATCGGCATCGACCTGAAGGAGGCGCTGTGA
- a CDS encoding phosphoadenylyl-sulfate reductase, translating into MRPDPRRLRALNAFYADRDTSEIVAHVARGLFGGRAALVSSFGAESVVLLHMWADADRTAPVLFVDTEMLFAETLAYQREVADRLGLSNIVRIAPDSAAVKAEDPDRTLHGRDADACCTLRKVRPLARALGDYDVLVSGRKRYQTDSRADLAVFEQDEAGRLKVNPLTHWRPERIAAYMDEHRLPRHPLVARGFRSIGCAPCTTPVAEGEDPRAGRWRGSEKAECGIHFIDGRTVRPGREDAA; encoded by the coding sequence ATGCGGCCTGACCCCCGACGCCTTCGCGCGCTCAACGCCTTCTACGCCGACCGGGACACGTCGGAGATCGTCGCGCATGTCGCCCGCGGCCTGTTCGGCGGGCGCGCGGCGCTGGTGTCGAGCTTCGGCGCGGAATCGGTCGTGCTCCTGCACATGTGGGCCGACGCCGACCGGACGGCCCCGGTTCTGTTCGTCGACACCGAGATGCTGTTCGCCGAAACGCTCGCCTACCAGCGGGAGGTGGCCGACCGGCTCGGGCTGTCGAACATCGTGCGGATTGCGCCCGATTCCGCGGCGGTCAAGGCCGAGGACCCCGACCGCACCCTGCATGGCCGCGACGCGGATGCCTGCTGCACCCTGCGCAAGGTGCGCCCGCTGGCCCGCGCCCTGGGCGACTACGATGTCCTGGTGTCGGGCCGGAAACGATACCAGACCGACAGCCGCGCGGATCTGGCGGTGTTCGAGCAGGACGAGGCCGGCCGGCTCAAGGTCAATCCGCTGACCCACTGGCGCCCAGAACGCATCGCCGCCTACATGGACGAACACCGCCTGCCGCGCCATCCGCTGGTGGCACGGGGCTTCCGGTCCATCGGCTGCGCGCCCTGCACTACGCCGGTCGCCGAGGGCGAGGACCCGCGTGCCGGCCGCTGGCGCGGATCCGAGAAGGCCGAATGCGGCATTCACTTCATCGACGGGCGGACGGTGCGCCCCGGGCGGGAGGACGCGGCATGA